TTCACCGAAGATCGCCATTGCGCCCATTTTCTTGGCTTCATTTAAAGAGGTAAAGAACTTCTCCACGGGAATCGCCTCGAGAATCTTTCTGTTGACAAGATCTTCGATTGTTTTAATCTCGTCCTCTGTCAAAGGCTTGAAATGCGTGAAGTCAAAGCGGAATCTGCCCGGCTCGACAAAAGAACCTTCTTGTCGGGCGTGTTCACCGAGTATTCTTCTCAGTGCGGCGTGCAAAAGATGGGTGGCAGTATGGCCGCGCGCACTTTCTTTACGCTTATCCCGGTCCACCCGGGCGGTTACTGTGTCGGGGCTGAATTCGCCGCTGACAAGTTCACAGTGACACACGATCATTCCTTGAAGCCAGTAGGTATCGAGCACCCGAAGAGAAAATCGATTCGGAGCGGTGATCTCTCCGCGGTCGCCTACCTGACCGCCTGCTTCCGCATAAAACGGCGAGTTTTCCAGAACCAGCTCAATGGTCTTTCCGTGCTGATTATACCGCAGGATTTCTGTTCTGGTTTCATCCGCCTCATAACCGACGAACTCACCTTTTCCTTCTTTTAAGACTTTCCATTCTCCCTTGGGAATGAACTTCGCCTTTGCTTTGGAAATTTCGCGCGCCTCATTCAATCGCGCCATAAATTCTTTCTCGTCGACCGTAATACCTTTCTCTTTGGCGAGTTCTTTTGTCAATTCAACCGGAAACCCGTAGGTGTCATAGAGCCTGAAGGCCTCTTCTCCGGAGATCTGTTTCTTCTTTTGACAGAGCTCTTCAAAGAGCTGGATACCCTTTTCAAGGGTGGCGAGGAATCTTTCTTCCTCTGATTTGATTACCAAGGTGATCTCTTCCCTTCTTTCGGCCAATTCAGGATAGTCGTGATGATACATTTCGACAATTCTCGGAGCAAGTTTGTATAAAAATGCTTCATTATTACCCAGATTACGGCTCAACCTTACAGCCCGTCGTAAAATCCTGCGCAGGACATAACCCCGTTCTTCATTCGATGGAATTATGCCGTCGCCGATGGCAAAGACAAGGGCACGAATGTGGTCGGCGATGACGTTCACTACGACGTCGATTTTATCATTATCTCCATAATGCAGTTTCTTTATCTGCGCGATGTCTTTGATTATTGGATAGAAAAGGTCTGTTTTAAAGACAGAATCCTTGTTCTGAATTAAAGTGACGAGGCGTTCAAACCCCATACCGGTGTCGACGCCCCGGTTTTTCAGAGGCAGCCGTTCGCCCGAACCCGTCTGATTGAACTGGGGAAAGACCAGATTCCATATTTCGGGAAACCGGTCACAGTCGCAGCCCGGAGCACAGGTCTTTTTGCCGCAGGAAAATTTCTCTCCCATGTCATAGAAGATTTCAGAACACGGTCCGCACGGACCGGTGTTTCCTGCCGGTCCCCAGAAGTTGTCCTCTTCTCCGAATCTGAAGATCCGCTGTGGAGACAGGCCGATTTTTTTATGCCAGATATCATAGGCTTCCTGGTCGTCTTTATATACAGAGACAAAGAGTTTTTCTTTATTAATTTGCAAAACACCGGTGAGATATTCCCATGCCCAAGTGATTGCTTCTTCTTTGAAATAGTCACCAAAAGAAAAATTGCCCAGCATTTCAAAAAATGTATGGTGCCGTTTTGTCTTTCCGACATTCTCCAGATCTGAAGTGCGCAGACACTTCTGCACGCTTGCCGCACGTTTGTAAGGCAAAGGAATCGCTCCGGTCCACAATGGTTTGAATTGAACCATCCCGGCGCTCGTAAACAAAAGACTCGGGTCGTCCCTCGGAATCAGAGACATGGAAGGTACGATCGTATGATCCCTTTCCTTAAAAAAATCCAGGAAGTTTTTGCGCAATTCAGAAGCGGTCATCATGATCTATCGCCTTTCATTAAGAACGTCATAAATATTATCTATGGAGAATCCGTGATGCAGAAGTCGTCGGATGAGTTTCCTGCGTTCTTCAGGAACCTTTTGATTCAGGTGGGTTAATTTTTTATTAATAAAAGCCTCGATCAAAACCTTTTCATTGCGTGCGTTCACCAGCGAGGTTATTGTTTCTCTGGAAATTCCTCTTTTGAGCAGCTCGCGGAAGATGAATCGATTACCTTTCGGCTTCAGTTTTGTGTAATCGTTTACAAAAGCCCTTGCAAATCTTTCGTCATCAATGGTTTTATCGTCGACAAATTCCTTGATTACTTCTTCTACCAGCATTTCATCAAACCCGATTCTCAAAAGTCTTTCTTTTAACTCCCGGGACGACCGTTCCCGGTGGCGCAGTATTTTAAACGCCCTTTCCCTTATCTTTGATTTTTCGGCGTTATACAGAATATTTTTAAGCTCTTCCGGAGTTATCCGATTTCCTTCATGCAGGTCATATTTCAACACCAGTTCCCGGGCTAAACCGACTTTGAATTCACCGTCGATATAGATTGAACAGCGGTTTTTATTCCTTTTTTGTACTTCGATCTTGCTTATCTTCACTCTTATTTGGTTTAAGGTTGAGTTCTTTGCGGATTTTGTCTTCTATTTCCCGGGCGATATCCGGCTGGTTCTTCAAGAGTTCGATTACGGCGTCTCTGCCCTGTCCGATCCTTTCTTCTCCGTATGAATACCAGGAACCTGCTTTTTGCAGCACATTCGTTTTTATGCCCAGGTCGACCAGCTCACCGTACTTGGAAATACCTTCACCGTAGATGATGTCGAATTCAGCGGTTTTAAACGGCGGCGCCAGTTTGTTCTTGACCACCTTTACGCGGGTGCGTGAGCCGATCATCGTGTCTCCTTTTTTAATTGAAGCGATTCTTCGGATGTCGCAGCGGACTGAAGAATGAAATTTCAAAGCAAGTCCGCCGGGTGTTGTTTCCGGTGAGCCGTACATCACACCGATCTTGTGGCGGATCTGGTTTATAAATATGGCGCAGGTCTTTGACTTGCTTATTACACCGGTCAGCTTCCTTAATGCCTGAGACATTAATCTGGCGACCAGGCCGACCTGCATATCTCCCATTTCTCCGGCGATTTCGGCTTTTGGAACAAGGGCGGCGACAGAATCTATCACAATAATATCCACACCGCCGGAGCGGGTCAGGATTTCCGCGATCTCTAATGCCTGTTCACCGGTGTCAGGCTGGGAAATCAAAAGGTCATTCAGATTCACACCCAGGGCTTCTGCATAACCGGGATCAAAGGCGTGTTCAGCATCGACAAAGATTGCGGTTCCGCCTCTCTTTTGCGCCTGAGCAATCGCCTCAAGCGCCAGAGTTGTTTTTCCTCCAGCTTCAGGTCCGAAAATCTCAACAACCCTTCCTTTGGGAAACCCTCCGATACCCAGGGCACTGTCAAGGGTCAATGAACCCGTGGGTATTACGTCGATATCTACACGTGCGCTCTTTTCGCCAAGGCGCATAATAGAACCTTTGCCAAATTGCTTTTCAATCTGGCTGATTGCTACATTCAGTACTTTTTCTTTATCGTTCTTTGCCATAATCCTCCTTATCTATCTTCTTATATATTAGTGAAATTTTTTAATAAGTCAAGAAGGCGATGCGCTGACTCCTCTCCACTTTTCGTTTTTATTTAAAGACCCTTCTTCTCCGTCATTCCTTCGTTACACTCAGGACAACGTCTGAGTTTGCCTTCTTTCTCTGTCATTCTGAGTGTAACGAAGAATCTTTATCAATCATTAGTCATTGAGATTCTTCAGTCGTCTGCTTCGGGCAGACTCCTTCAGAATGACAAAAGAGCGGGCGGAGGGATGATAAAAAAGTAGAGAGGAGTCAGGGCGATGCAAGCGTGAACACACCGCAGTTGCACTCTGTAAGGATTTATACGAAAAGAGAATGGCAATCGTACAGCTAAAGCATAATTATTTTTTTGATTATACAACGGGCGTTGAGCACCATTCGACAGAAGTAAACTCCAGCAGGGCAGGGTCGGTTGTCGTCATCAATGTAATTCCTCCTTAATTGATTTCAGCACTTAAGTGTAAATAGATTTAATCACGGTGTCAAGTGTTTTTTTAATCAACCATCATTCAATTATACAGATGTTTGTTACAGTTATGTTACAGCCGTTCCAGGGAAGCAAAGTTTTGTATCTAACGGATGATTTCCCGTATGAGCTTTCGCTTTGGAAACGGTTTTCTGGTGATGAAATAAACCTCCCGCAGTTCTTTACACACGGTCCGCGCTCTTTGCCGGTTATTCTCTTGACTTTATTAGGTTGGGTGGTATAATAATTCAGAGGAAGAGATGAAGAAAAATGCAGGGATAGGTTTATTATCTGGAAAGATTCACATTGTTGATTCATATTTTTTACCATTTACTTTTTCCCTTTTACTTGCTGTTTCTTTTTTATCTGCCCAGGTGGGTTGGGGTCCGGATGTGCGGTTGACCTATATGCAGGGTGGTGGATGGTATCCGAGGGCGGCGTGTTGTGGGGATACGATTCATTTGGTTTGGTGGCATGCATATACCGGGCATGATGAGATTTTTTATCTTCGTTCTACTGATGCTGGTGAGA
This genomic stretch from candidate division WOR-3 bacterium harbors:
- the alaS gene encoding alanine--tRNA ligase gives rise to the protein MMTASELRKNFLDFFKERDHTIVPSMSLIPRDDPSLLFTSAGMVQFKPLWTGAIPLPYKRAASVQKCLRTSDLENVGKTKRHHTFFEMLGNFSFGDYFKEEAITWAWEYLTGVLQINKEKLFVSVYKDDQEAYDIWHKKIGLSPQRIFRFGEEDNFWGPAGNTGPCGPCSEIFYDMGEKFSCGKKTCAPGCDCDRFPEIWNLVFPQFNQTGSGERLPLKNRGVDTGMGFERLVTLIQNKDSVFKTDLFYPIIKDIAQIKKLHYGDNDKIDVVVNVIADHIRALVFAIGDGIIPSNEERGYVLRRILRRAVRLSRNLGNNEAFLYKLAPRIVEMYHHDYPELAERREEITLVIKSEEERFLATLEKGIQLFEELCQKKKQISGEEAFRLYDTYGFPVELTKELAKEKGITVDEKEFMARLNEAREISKAKAKFIPKGEWKVLKEGKGEFVGYEADETRTEILRYNQHGKTIELVLENSPFYAEAGGQVGDRGEITAPNRFSLRVLDTYWLQGMIVCHCELVSGEFSPDTVTARVDRDKRKESARGHTATHLLHAALRRILGEHARQEGSFVEPGRFRFDFTHFKPLTEDEIKTIEDLVNRKILEAIPVEKFFTSLNEAKKMGAMAIFGEKYGDRVRVVKIGDFSIELCGGIHLDNTGEIGLFKIINQESVAAGIRRVEALVGLRLFERLRQDELIIKEMQELIGSKDKDLTRWLKDTLAQQRKREKDLEAALRELARSRAKRLLAKQAETKEPIIVDELKNFGKNGMRMVADILMAKAEDSIGMLYETVNQKVNYLIFVGKNKVNKHPANKLIKEVSGIIGGGGGGRSHLAEGGGGNPAKIKEAAAYLKNIIKQ
- the recA gene encoding recombinase RecA — its product is MAKNDKEKVLNVAISQIEKQFGKGSIMRLGEKSARVDIDVIPTGSLTLDSALGIGGFPKGRVVEIFGPEAGGKTTLALEAIAQAQKRGGTAIFVDAEHAFDPGYAEALGVNLNDLLISQPDTGEQALEIAEILTRSGGVDIIVIDSVAALVPKAEIAGEMGDMQVGLVARLMSQALRKLTGVISKSKTCAIFINQIRHKIGVMYGSPETTPGGLALKFHSSVRCDIRRIASIKKGDTMIGSRTRVKVVKNKLAPPFKTAEFDIIYGEGISKYGELVDLGIKTNVLQKAGSWYSYGEERIGQGRDAVIELLKNQPDIAREIEDKIRKELNLKPNKSEDKQDRSTKKE